ATTGGCCCGGATTGCAGCAGCCCGATCGTCGACGGGGCAAACCCAACAGCCTCCCTGGATCAAAATGTAATAGGGGGCGACGCATCGTGCGGGCCGCGGAAAAGTCGCGCACTGAGCCCGCTGCAGCGGCCAGGCAATCCGCCAGGGTGCACAGAAATCGCCGCACAGGTAGACAGCCGCTTCGAAGTGGGCACGGTGAAGGACGTCAGAAAGTGCATCCATGAAATCGCCTCATCAATACAGTATTGGCGATGTGCCAGACATCTGTCCAGCAACAGCAGGACGGCTCGACCCCCCCCCCGGCTCCGGCATTCCAGGCGGCACGTCATTACCCCACCGCAACGCGACCCGTTCATGCATGCGCGTCGAAGCGCTCGAGTCCGCGCTTCAGATCATCGATCAGGTCGTCCGGGTTCTCAAGTCCGATGTGCAAACGGATCAGATGACCTTCGTCCGTCCATGTGGTCGCGCTACGCATCTTGCGTGGATCGACCTGCATGGCCAGACTTTCAAAGCCGCCCCACGAATAGCCGATGGCGAAAAAGGACAGTTCGTTGAGCATGCTGCTAACCGAAGCCTGTGGCGCCGGTCTGGTCACAAACGAGAACAGCCCGCTTGCACCCGCAAAGTCCCGCACCCAAAGATCATGGTTGGCATGGGAAGGTAACGCGGGGTAAATGACACGCGACACTTCCTCACGGCTCTCAAGCCACCGGGCCACTTTCAGTGCGCTTTCCTGATGGCGGGCAAGCCGCACTGACATCGTGCGAAGTCCCCGCAGAGTCAGAGCGACGTCATCCGGGCTGACATAAAGTCCCATCTGAAGATGAAACGCCCGGAGTCTTTCCCACGCCAGTGGGGACGCTGCGACGGTGCCGACCAGTGCATCCGAGTGTCCGACGACATATTTTGTCGCCGCCATCACGGAAAGATCCACTCCCGCTGCAATCGGCTGGAAATACAAAGGCGTCGCCCACGTGTTATCCATGATGACGAGCGCGTCGTGGCGATGCGCCACGTCTGCGATCGCCCTCACATCCTGTATCTCGAAGGTGTGCGAGCCAGGCGATTCGGTGTAGATCGCAGCCGTATTGGGGCGAATCAACGACTCGATGTCTGCACCAATAAGCGGATCATAGTACGTGGTTTCGAGACCCATACGTGCGCCGACCGTGTCGCAGAATTGCCGGGCGGGTCCATAGACATTGTCGGGCATCAACAGATGGTCACCGGTGCCCACTGCGGTCAGAATCGCTGTCGTGCAGGCCGACAGGCCAGACGGACAGAGAACGGTGCCGGCGGCATCTTCCAGCGCGGTAATGGCCTGCGTCAGCGCTGAGGTAGTCGGGTTGCCCCAACGTCCGTATTGATACCGTTGTCCACCGCGAGACATTGTCTCGACGTCTGGAAACACCACGGTTGAACCGCGATAGATCGGCGGATTGACAAATCCGTGATGGGACGCGGGATCACTTCCAGCGTGGGCAATCGTGGTGTCCATTTGCATGGCAAGCCTGGTTTCACTCATTTGCATTCCGATAAGGATTGAGTAGGTTTGCCATGTACCGCGCAGTGAGCAGGCTGGTGTCTGTTCAGCACAATGGCGAGTCAGATGTTTCCAGGACGGCGGCTCGCAAAGAGGTTCAGACCTTGCGCTTAACCGGCGATCCAGGGACCTGGCGATCCCGTGTCGACATGTACGTGCTGCTGCCGGCAGGAAGGCAGCGCACGCGCGCGACGGCTGGCTTTAACTGCGTACCGCCATTACACCGGCGTCCACATCCCAGATGGCGCCGGTCACCCACGACGTCTTCTCGGAGAGCAGAAACACGATGGTATTTGCAACGTCTTCAGGTCTGCCGACGCGGCCGAGCGGATGGAACGACTCCAGCGCCTTCATGGCATCGGCAATGTCTTCTTTCGCCATGAAGCCTTCGTAGATGGAGGTCTGCACGATGGCCGGGGAGACTGCGTTGACGCGAATCCCGGAATCGGCCAGTTCGATGGCGAGATTTCGCGTGAAGGCGTGAAGGCCGGCTTTTGCCATCGAATACGCGGAGGCCGGCGAGCCGCCGAGCGCTGCCTGCGCTCCGATGGACCCGACGTTGACAATCGCACCATGGTGCCCGGTGGCCCGCATGTTCCTGACCACGTCCCGCGTAATGAAGAAGGTCGCGCGGTTGAGCGACAGGTACATGTCGTAATCGGACTCTTCATGGTCAATGAAGGATTTGGGCGCGAAAATCCCGGCCGAATTGACCATCAGCGAGATATCGCGATGATTCGCGTTGATCTCCTCGCGGATAGCGTTCATGCCCTGTTCAGTCATGAGGTCCGCCGCAATCACGGATACGGGGCCGAGCTGGCTCAGTTCCGCGCGCACCGCTTCGGCTTTTTCCTTTCTAC
This is a stretch of genomic DNA from Burkholderia gladioli. It encodes these proteins:
- the metC gene encoding cystathionine beta-lyase; the encoded protein is MSETRLAMQMDTTIAHAGSDPASHHGFVNPPIYRGSTVVFPDVETMSRGGQRYQYGRWGNPTTSALTQAITALEDAAGTVLCPSGLSACTTAILTAVGTGDHLLMPDNVYGPARQFCDTVGARMGLETTYYDPLIGADIESLIRPNTAAIYTESPGSHTFEIQDVRAIADVAHRHDALVIMDNTWATPLYFQPIAAGVDLSVMAATKYVVGHSDALVGTVAASPLAWERLRAFHLQMGLYVSPDDVALTLRGLRTMSVRLARHQESALKVARWLESREEVSRVIYPALPSHANHDLWVRDFAGASGLFSFVTRPAPQASVSSMLNELSFFAIGYSWGGFESLAMQVDPRKMRSATTWTDEGHLIRLHIGLENPDDLIDDLKRGLERFDAHA
- a CDS encoding SDR family NAD(P)-dependent oxidoreductase; protein product: MNEFTGKKLLVVGGTSGIGLETARQVLESGGSVVLTGSRKEKAEAVRAELSQLGPVSVIAADLMTEQGMNAIREEINANHRDISLMVNSAGIFAPKSFIDHEESDYDMYLSLNRATFFITRDVVRNMRATGHHGAIVNVGSIGAQAALGGSPASAYSMAKAGLHAFTRNLAIELADSGIRVNAVSPAIVQTSIYEGFMAKEDIADAMKALESFHPLGRVGRPEDVANTIVFLLSEKTSWVTGAIWDVDAGVMAVRS